CAGTTTTCTTTACACCTGCCTACTTCATCCAAGGCACTTTCGCCACAGGTATCTGGCAGTATGGTATCATCCTAGGCTCGATCGGCTGTGTTTTGCCGATGTTCCTCTTCGCGATCGCTGCGCCGAGGATCTCAACAGGAGCAACAACGATCCTCAGCTCTTCGGAGCTCCCGGCAGCTATTATCTGTGCCGTTCTGTTTCTTGGGGAGTCGGTCTCCTGGATCCAGTATGCAGGAATAGCCCTGGTGTTCATTGGTATCGCCTATCCCCAGTATCACCCGCACACCAGTCAGAAATATCGGTGGAATCGGCTGGGAAAAGGAATGGGTATGTATGGGCTTCTACATCCACATCCCCATCCAAAAAAGATCAGGTGAGTTTCGCACCGCAGGAGCTGCAGAACTTGGTTCCTGCCGTGTACTTTGTACCGCAGTTTTTGCAAAAACCATCCCCGCCGTCTGCTGATCCTTCTGCAGGGGGTTTCAGCTCATTGAGCTCAGCTCTCTTTGTAGCAGCTTCATCCTGCAGTCCGGCGAGTTCCGTTCCAACATCCCCAAACTTATATAAACCATCAGACTCGACTGCCATCCTGCCGATACTGGCATAGATATCGTTCTGCTTCTTCTCCAGCTGGCTGATTTCCGACTGAAGCTGGTTGATTCTCATTGACTTCTTTACTTCATCAGCGCCGACTTTGGCACTGGTTTTCAGGCTATCGATAAATGCACCCATAATCCTCTCCTATTACGTATGATGAGATATATTCATTTCTATCATAGAACCGTATCTGCAAGGATCTCGTCCTCGATGAAACGTTCACTCCCGTTTCGTTCAGCTTCGACCATCTCTTCCAGAGATTCACCTGCTTCCCAGTCTTCATCCTGCTCCCAGCACAACCAGCCGGCCGCGTCAAGGCTCGGTCCCTTTTCGGCTGGGTGAGA
This Methanocorpusculum sp. DNA region includes the following protein-coding sequences:
- a CDS encoding zinc ribbon domain-containing protein, giving the protein MGAFIDSLKTSAKVGADEVKKSMRINQLQSEISQLEKKQNDIYASIGRMAVESDGLYKFGDVGTELAGLQDEAATKRAELNELKPPAEGSADGGDGFCKNCGTKYTAGTKFCSSCGAKLT